CCCCAGCACCAGCTGCGCCCAAAGCCGGCGCGAGCGGAAGGCCTGCTGGCAGCGCGGGTCGGGCTGGCCCATGCCGCAGGCCTGTTCCAGCATCAGGGTGGCCGGCGTCACGTCGTTGTTGATCGCGGCCACACCCAGGAAGCTGCGGCCGTTGGTCGCGACGGTCTCGAAGAAATACTGCTCGCCGACCAGCATCGCGCCCTGCTGGGCGAAGCGGGCATAGGCCTTGCGGTTGACGAGCACCGGCCCGCGCTGCAGCGGGCGCAGATAGCTCCATTGCGGATCGGCCTGCAGCAGCTTGCCGGGGCCAGGTCTTGCCAGCGCCAGCTCGAAGGCCTCGGCCTGGCGATGTGCCTGGGCCGCGTTCTGGCTGCCCAGCAGCTGGATCAGCAGCGCATAGCGCGGGTCGCCCAGCGCGGCCTCGATGAAGCCGTCGGCGCGCGGGCTCAGCTTCGCCCCCTCGGGCACCGCGACGGTGGCGCCGGAGCGCAGCTCCTGGTAGATGTCGTACTGGAAGGCCTCGGGCTGGAACATCGTGAAGAAGCCGGCCAGCTGCGCCAGGCCCAGCTGGTCGTCGGCGCTGGCGGCCAGCTGCTTGAAGCTGCGCCGGCGCAGACGGGTCAGGCGCAGGCCCCCTCGCCGAGCGCCGGCAGCGGCCGCACATCGGCCGCCAGGTCGGCGGAGAACAGCTCGCGCACCCGGCCCGAGCGCGGCAGTTGGCGGTCCGGGCTCTGTCGCAGCGCCTCCAGCTGGGCCGCCGGGATGCCCCAGCAGATGCCCACCGCGCCCTCCTCCAGCCCCCCGTCGGCCACGCCGGCGACCCGGCCCGCGCCGTCCAGCAGCGGCGCGCCGGACATGCCCGGCACCAGATTGCCCTCCAGGCTCAGGATGGGCAGCGCCAGGCTCGGGTAGTCGGCCACCCGCGCCTGCAGCTTGGGCGGCAGGATGCTGCGCAGGGTGCTGCCGCCGAAGCGCACGCGCAGCCCGACATTGGTGGCGCTGGGCATGCCGAGCGGAAAGCCCAGCGCATCCAGCTCGCTCTTGACCGCCGGCGGCGCCGGGCTCAGCGCCAGCGGCCCGCCGCCCAGCGGCTGGGCCAGGCGCAGCAGCGCCAGGTCGGCATCGCGCAGCACCCGCGCCACCATGGCCTGGCGCGAGGCGCGGATCCGGCCCTGCGCATCGACCTCGTGCACCACCAGCGGGCCGGCGTTGTCGACGCCATGCAGCGCGGTCACCAGATGATCGGCATCCGGCCAGACGAAGCCGGTGCTGGCCTGGCCGCCGGCCTCGACCTTCAGCACCGAGGGGCTGGCGCGGTGCAGCCCCGCATCGGGCTGCGCGCCGGCCAGGCGCCAGCCGGCCAGCCCGCCCAGGCCACCGAGGATCAGCGCGCGCCGCACGCGGCCTCCACGGCGGCGCCCAGCGCGGCGCGGCGTGTGGCCTCGTCCGGCAGGCGGCGCTGCAAGGCCTCGGCCAGCGCCGCCCATTGCGGCTGCTGGGCGGCGGTATAAGCCTGCGCCGCGGCGGCCACGCTGGCATAGCGCGCTGGCGCCAGCGCCTCGCAGGGGCCGGTGCTGTTGGCATCGCCGAACAGCAGGGTGCGGCCGCTCAGCGCCGGATCGCCGCGCAGCGCGCCGGACGCGGCCGCGCTGGCCGGGCCCAGGGTTTGCAGCGCCACCAGCTGCACCGCCTGGCCGCGCGCCATGCCGGCGGCGGTCCATTCGGCCACCCGCTCGGCGGGCGTGCGCGGCGGCTGCGACAGGCTGTCATGGGTACGCAGCCACAGGCCGACGCCCAGGCCCAGCACGCCGGCCAGCCCCAGGGTGCCGGAGCGCAGCGCCGCACCGCGTTCGCGCGCCAGCGCGGCCGGGCCATCGGGCGCTTTGCCGCCGCCCTCCTTGCCGCTGCCGAAGCCCGGCAGCACCAGGGCCGACAGCAGGCTGGCCAGTGCGCCGACCAGCACCGCCACCACCGGCGAGGCCGACAGCCCGACCAGCAGCCCCAGCCACAGGCCGATGCCCAGCCCGGAGAAGACCTGCAGCGCCATCGTCATGCTCATCGTCCACCCCAGCCTGCAGCCGCGATGGGCGCATTGGACCGCAGCGGCGCGGCGCCGTCCGCCGCCGCGCTGTCCCCTGGCTCAGCGGCAGTCGCGGATCAGCAGGCGCAGCAGCAGCCGGGCCTGCACCGCATCGGTCCAGCGCGCGCTGTCGTAGAGCCGGGCGAGGCGCGGCGCGGCCTCGCTGGCGTCGGCGGTCAGGAACAGCTCGTAGCGGCGCGCGGCCTTGTCGAACTGCAGCAGCACCTCCATCGCGGACACCAGCGCATGCCGTCCGGTCTGCTTGTCCTCGCCGCGCTGGCGCAGCTCGGTGCGCAGCCGGCAGCCGCTCTCCAGCGCATAGTGCCAGCCGCGCCGCTCGCCGCGGGCCTCGCGGCCCAGGCCGTTCAGCGCGGCCAGGCGCTGGCTTTGGCTCATGTCGAAGGGGCTGATCAGCGCGGCATCCTGGTCGGGATAGCCGTCGGCGCAGCCGAACAGCAGCGCGGCCAGCAGGGCCAGCGCGGAGCGCCGACCGCCGGTCCGGGGAAGGGATTCGTCGTTCATGGATTCAAGTAAGAGACAGCCAGGCATGGCGCAGCCCGGCATCCGGGCCGCCGCCAGCAGGAAATGGAGGAAAGAGGCTGGAGCCGCTCAGCGCTGCGGCGGCCGCAGCAGCGGCACCGCGCAGCGGCCCGCCGGCAGCGACGTGACGGGCAAGACCTGGCGCCGCAGCAGCGCCATCGGCTGCGGCAGCGCCGAGCTGGACACGCAATGCTCGGCCATGTTGTCGTCCGAGGTGTCGCCCAGCTCCAGCAGCAGGAGTTGCTGCCCGGGCTCGTCCGCCGGCAGCGCGAAGGCATGGCCCTCCACCTGCAGGGCCGCGGGTGCGGCCGCGCCCTGCGCGACCATGCCGGCCGCCAGCGCATAGGCGGGCAGCAGCAGACAGCAGATGAAATGGCGCAGCCAGCGGGGCATGGGGCGGGATTCTACGGATCGCCCTGCCACCTCGAGAAACATGCCGGAACTGGTCACAATGCGGGCCATGACGATGCCCCCTGCCGCCGCCGCCACGCCCACCCATATCGCGGTGCTGGACGACGAACCCGACATCACCACCCTGCTCGCCACCTATCTGCGCGCCCAGGGTTTTCGCGTCACGCCGCTGCACAGCGGTGCCGCGCTGATGGCGCTGATGGCCGGCGGCGATGCGCCGCAGCTGGTGCTGCTGGACCTGGGCCTGCCCGGCGAGGACGGCTTCGCGATCGCGCGCCAGCTGCGCGAGCATTGGCATTGCGGCCTGGTGATCGTCACCGGCCGCGGCGACCCGATCGACAAGGTGGTCGGCCTGGAGGTCGGCGCCGACGACTATGTGACCAAGCCCTTCGACCTGCGCGAGCTGCTGGCCCGCATCAAGGCGGTGCTGCGCCGGCTGGGGCCGCCGCCCGCGGCCGCCGCGCCGCTCGCCATGGCCGCGCCGGTGGCAGCGCCGGCGGCCGAGGCGCGAGAGCGCTTTCGCTTTCTCGACTGGACCCTGGACGCCGCGGCGCGCCGGCTCGACCATGCGCGGCAGGGCGAGATCGCGCTGACCGGCGGCGAGTTCGAGCTGCTGGCGGTGTTCGTTCGCCATCCGGGCCGGGTGCTGTCGCGCGACTTCCTGCTCGAGCAGACGCGCGGCCGCGAGGCCGGGCCCTTCGACCGCACGATCGATGTGCAGGTCGGCCGGCTTCGCCGCAAGCTGGAGGCCAGCGCGCCGCAGCAGGGCGGCGAGCTGATCATTAAGTCCGTGCGTGGCGCCGGCTACATGCTGGTGCCGGCGGTGGAGCGGCCATGAGCGGGACCGCGGCCGCGCCGGGCGGCGAGCCAGCACTGTTCCGCTCGCTGTTCAGCGCCTACCCGGACGCACTGCTGCTGGTCGACTTCCAGGGCCTGATCGTGCGCGCCAATCCGGCCGCCGAACAGCTGCTGGGCTATGCCAGCGAGGGCCTGGTCGGGCTGCCGGTGGATGAGCTGGTGCCCGACAGCATCCGCCCGCGCCATGCGGCCTACCGCGACGCCTATGCGCGCAACCCGCGTCCGCGCCCGATGGGCACGCAGATGGAGCTGGTCGCGAAGCGCCGCGACGGCAGCGAGGTGCTGGTCGAGATCGCGCTGAGCCCGCTGCAGGATCAGGGCCTGCCCTATGTGGTCGCGGCGATCCGCGACATCAGCGCCTACCCGCGCATGCGCCAGGCCCTGCAGCGCGCGCGCTATGCCGAGCAGGTGGCGCAGCTGGGCCGGCTGGCGGTCGACTCGCGCGACACCGCCCTGCTGTTTCGCGAGGCGCCGCGCGCCGCGGCCGAGGCGCTGGAGGTCGAGCAGGCGCGGCTGTACCTGTTGGAGCCGGATGGCCGCAGCCTGCGCGTGGCCGGCGCCCAGGGGCTGACGGACGAGGAAGCCGAGGGTCAGCTCTTGCCCCGAGGCGCCGGCACGCCGCTGGACTACCTGATCACGCAGGCCCGACCGGTGGTCGTGGCCGACTACGCCAGCGAGCAGCGCTTCGTCGTGCCCGAGGCCTACCGCCGCGCCGGCCTGGTCAGCGCCCTGGGCATGCCGCTCTTGGACAAGGGCCGCTGCGTCGGCGCCCTGGTCGTGCGCTCGCGCCAACCGCAACGCTTTGGCGAGGACGAGCAGCGCTTCCTCGAATCGCTGGCCAATCTGCTGGCCACCATCCTGCAGCGCGCCCAGGGCGAGGAGGCGCTGCGCCATGCCCAGCGGCTGGAAAGCGTCGGCCAACTGACCGGCGGCATCGCGCATGACTTCAACAACCTGCTGACCGTGATCCAGGGCAATCTGCAGGTGCTGGAGACCCTGCCCGCGGTCGAGGGCGACGAGCTGGCGCCGCCGATGCTGGCCGCGGCGATGCGCGCCACGCGGCGCGGCGCGGAGCTGACCGCCAAGCTGCTGGCCTTCTCGCGCCGCCAGATGCTGCAGCCCAGTCGGGTCGATGCCGGCGCGCTGCTGGCCTCGCTGGCCGGCATGCTGCGCCGTACCCTGGACCAGCGCATCCGCATCGAGGAAAGCGCCGATGCCGATTGCCCGCCGCTGCTGGCCGACGCCGGCCAGCTGGAATCGGCGCTGCTGAACATCGCGATCAATGCGCGCGACGCGATGCCCGAGGGCGGCCGCCTGCGCTTTCGCGCCTGGCGCTGCGCCCAGGTGCCGGCGGCGCTGGCGGCCGAGCTGGAGCCGGACCTGGTCTCGGGTCGGCTGCCGCTGGTGGCGATCGCGGTCAGCGACGAGGGTCAGGGCATGCCCGAGGCCGTGCGCGAGCGCGCCTTCGAGCCCTTCTTCACCACCAAGGAGGCCGGGCGCGGCACCGGCCTGGGCCTGTCGACCGCCTACGGCTTCGTCAAGCAATCGCGCGGCGCGATCACGATCGACAGCGCGCCCGGCGCCGGCACCACGGTGACCCTCTACTTCCCCGGCGGCACGGCCGACGAGAACGAGGCCGCGGCCCGCGGCGGCGGCGCCGACCAGGCCCCGCCGCCGGGCCTGCGCGTGCTGCTGGTGGAGGATGAGCCCGAGGTGCAGCAGGTGCTGCTGCACTTCCTGCGCGGCTGGGATGCCGAGGTCCGGGCCTGCGCCAGCGGCGAGGAGGCGTTGGTGCTGCTGGCCGAACCCGGCGCCGATTTCGACCTGGTGCTCAGCGACGTGATGCTGGGCACCGGCATGCGCGGCACCGAGCTGGCCGCCCGCCTGCGCGAGCGCCACCCGGGCAGCGCGCTGCTGCTGATGTCCGGCTATGCGGCCGACCTGCTGGCCGCCGAGCAGCCTGCGCTGCAGGACATCCCGCTGCTGCGCAAGCCCTTCAGCCGCGAGGCCCT
This genomic stretch from Roseateles sp. DAIF2 harbors:
- a CDS encoding PAS domain S-box protein codes for the protein MSGTAAAPGGEPALFRSLFSAYPDALLLVDFQGLIVRANPAAEQLLGYASEGLVGLPVDELVPDSIRPRHAAYRDAYARNPRPRPMGTQMELVAKRRDGSEVLVEIALSPLQDQGLPYVVAAIRDISAYPRMRQALQRARYAEQVAQLGRLAVDSRDTALLFREAPRAAAEALEVEQARLYLLEPDGRSLRVAGAQGLTDEEAEGQLLPRGAGTPLDYLITQARPVVVADYASEQRFVVPEAYRRAGLVSALGMPLLDKGRCVGALVVRSRQPQRFGEDEQRFLESLANLLATILQRAQGEEALRHAQRLESVGQLTGGIAHDFNNLLTVIQGNLQVLETLPAVEGDELAPPMLAAAMRATRRGAELTAKLLAFSRRQMLQPSRVDAGALLASLAGMLRRTLDQRIRIEESADADCPPLLADAGQLESALLNIAINARDAMPEGGRLRFRAWRCAQVPAALAAELEPDLVSGRLPLVAIAVSDEGQGMPEAVRERAFEPFFTTKEAGRGTGLGLSTAYGFVKQSRGAITIDSAPGAGTTVTLYFPGGTADENEAAARGGGADQAPPPGLRVLLVEDEPEVQQVLLHFLRGWDAEVRACASGEEALVLLAEPGADFDLVLSDVMLGTGMRGTELAARLRERHPGSALLLMSGYAADLLAAEQPALQDIPLLRKPFSREALAAAIAAALGV
- a CDS encoding serine protease, whose protein sequence is MRRALILGGLGGLAGWRLAGAQPDAGLHRASPSVLKVEAGGQASTGFVWPDADHLVTALHGVDNAGPLVVHEVDAQGRIRASRQAMVARVLRDADLALLRLAQPLGGGPLALSPAPPAVKSELDALGFPLGMPSATNVGLRVRFGGSTLRSILPPKLQARVADYPSLALPILSLEGNLVPGMSGAPLLDGAGRVAGVADGGLEEGAVGICWGIPAAQLEALRQSPDRQLPRSGRVRELFSADLAADVRPLPALGEGACA
- a CDS encoding response regulator transcription factor, producing the protein MTMPPAAAATPTHIAVLDDEPDITTLLATYLRAQGFRVTPLHSGAALMALMAGGDAPQLVLLDLGLPGEDGFAIARQLREHWHCGLVIVTGRGDPIDKVVGLEVGADDYVTKPFDLRELLARIKAVLRRLGPPPAAAAPLAMAAPVAAPAAEARERFRFLDWTLDAAARRLDHARQGEIALTGGEFELLAVFVRHPGRVLSRDFLLEQTRGREAGPFDRTIDVQVGRLRRKLEASAPQQGGELIIKSVRGAGYMLVPAVERP